The following are from one region of the Gryllotalpicola protaetiae genome:
- a CDS encoding ATP-binding protein — MTGDGGAEAREYVLEGFAVPDQLDAVHALLAEAATDHPELDPTDVMLFETAIIEIANNVVEYGEPEGEVRWRFTIRVREDEIEAELDDTGQSFTPARGKDMPGEDAEGGRGLPLAEALLDQIDFSRADDTNHWRMVRRLGQTPPL, encoded by the coding sequence ATGACTGGTGACGGCGGCGCAGAAGCCCGCGAATACGTTCTCGAGGGCTTCGCGGTCCCCGATCAGCTCGACGCCGTGCACGCGCTCTTGGCTGAAGCGGCGACCGACCACCCTGAGCTCGATCCGACGGACGTCATGCTGTTCGAGACGGCGATCATCGAGATCGCGAACAATGTCGTCGAATACGGCGAGCCCGAGGGCGAGGTGCGCTGGAGGTTCACCATCCGGGTTCGTGAGGACGAGATCGAGGCCGAGCTCGACGACACGGGTCAGTCGTTCACGCCTGCGCGGGGCAAAGACATGCCCGGGGAGGACGCAGAAGGCGGGCGCGGGCTTCCTCTCGCCGAGGCGCTGCTCGATCAGATCGACTTCAGCCGGGCGGATGACACGAACCACTGGCGCATGGTTCGCCGCTTGGGGCAGACGCCGCCGCTCTGA